The Streptococcus oralis region GATAATTCAGACTTGACTGACCGCTCTGGTTATGACCTCCATCGTCAAAATATCTATTTTATCGATGAAGCCCATCGCTCTTATAATGAACGCGGTTCCTACCTACCAAATCTCTATCAGGCAGATACCAATGCAATCAAGATTGCTTTGACTGGGACCCCATTGATCACCTATAAGAAAGATGGCAAGACCAAGGAAAATCATGCGACCACACGTGATATTTTTGGGGACTATATCCACAAATACTACTACAACCAGTCTATCGATGATGGCTTTACCCTACGTTTGATGCGAGAAGATATCGAGACTTCTTATAAAGACAATCTCAGATCCATCAATGAAGAGATCCAACGTGGAGGCTTATCCAAGGAGGATATCTTTGCTCACCCTCGTTATGTAGAACCTATGTTAGACTTTATCATCGAGGACTTTAATCGTGCACGTGATGTAATTTTTGATGATCAGACGATTGGTGGCATGATCGTCTGTGACTCGTCAAAGCAGGCGCGTGAGCTTGAAAAGCAATTGGAAAAACGTCGTAAAGCTGGAACAATCAACTTGACATCCGCATTGATTCTCCATGATGAGGGAGATAAGGAAGAAAAGAAAGACAAGGTAGATGCTTACAAAGAAGGCAAAATTGACCTTATCATCGTCTACTCCATGCTCTTGACAGGTTTTGATGCCCCGCGTCTCAAACGTCTCTACCTAGGGCGTAAAATCAAGGCTCATAACCTTTTACAGACTCTAACCCGTGTCAATCGTCCATACAAGGACTATCTCTTTGGCTATGTCATCGACTTTGCGGATATTTCGAAAGAGTTTGACAGGACCAATCGTGCCTATCTGGAAGAACTCAATCAAGAGTATGATACAGCCTTGACAGGGGAAAATGGAGAGGATGTTTTTGGCTCGCTCTTTGTCCCTGCAGACGAGATTTCTCATGAATTAAGCAAGACTGAGCTAATCTTGCTTGACTATCCAACAGATAATCTGGAATACTTTTCCCAAGCTATCAATGATATCAAGGATAGAAAGCAGTTAATCGATCTACGAAAAGCTTTGGAGTCTATCAAGCAGTATTACAATATTGCTCGTCTCCTTGGTTACCATCAATTGATCGAGCAGATTGACATTGCTCAGGTCGCAATCTTGCTCAATATCCTCTCAAGACGGATGCTGACACTGTCCTTGATTGATAAACCAGCTGACTTTTCTAGTCAAACGCTCTTAAATTTAGCGATGTCTGAGACCAGTTTTAGTTTTGTCAAGATTGCAGAGGAAGAACTTCGTCTAGCAGCTAATGACCTGGAGGATTGGAGACGTCGGGTAGCTGGTAAGATTAAAAAACAGCGTGATGAAAAGGATCCTGAGTGGGTTTCTCTCTACGAAGAATTCCAACGTATCATGCAAAAACATTTTATCTATAGCCAAGAAGGTTATACGATGGAAAATATCAAGGAAACACAAAAAGACTATGAGGAACTCTTTAAGTCCGTGGAAAACTATCATACTCGTATGAGACGCTTGACCATGAACTTTAACGGAGATGAAATGGCAGCTCGTTCCTACAAGCACGTGACCAACTCAACGACGGTCAGTGAGTTTCTTGCAATTTACTATGTCATCAAAGATTCTAAAGTCAGACTAGATCATAAAATAGGTCAAAACCAAGGAATATTAGAAAATGAAGGATATTTAAAAAGATTGATTGAAGAAGAAATCACACATGGAGTCTTGGATAGTCAACCTGATAAAAGATTATCAATGCAAGATGTTGATCGTGTGGTTGAATCATTGTTTGAAGAATATGAACGGGAGTATTAACTTTTATGAGTGAAACATTTAAATCTCAAATTAAAGACTTAGTAGATGATTTGAAGGCTGTTTTTACGCATGTTGGATTAGGTGGAGAAGCAGCTGAATATAAACTTCTTACCCAATCTTTCCTCTATAAGTTTTTAAACGACAAATTTTTATATCAGGCAAAAGCTATTGATGCTTCTAATAGTTATGAAAAACTAATTGATATGAGTGAAGAAGATTATTCTTGGCTTCTAAAATTTATCGGTACCAGCACGGCTTGGCTCAAGCCAGACCAGTTGATTGAAACGCTTCACCGTCAGCAAAATGAAGCGACTTTCTACGAGACTTTTGAAAATACCCTCAACCAGATCGCCATTGATAATAACGATATCTTCTCTGTTCATACAGACGGAGATACGGCTATTCGTCTCTTTGACGAGCGTCTGATTACCGATAACATATCAGATAGCAGTAAGCGTAATGAAGTCGCAAAAGCCATCATTAATCTCCTTACTCGAGTGAAGTTCGATGAGACTATCTTTTCACAAGGTTTCGACTTTTTCTCTACCCTCTTTGAGTACATGATCAAGGACTACAACAAAGATGGCGGTGGTAAGTACGCTGAGTACTACACACCTCACTCTGTGGCAAAGATTATCGCTGATATCCTTGTGGGAAACGACCAACCATCAAACGTGCGGATCTATGACCCGTCAGCTGGTTCGGGAACCTTGCTAATGAATCTGGCTAGTCGTATCGGTGTGGACAAGACCACTGTCTATAGTCAGGATATCTCGCAAAAATCATCTAATCTTCTCCGTCTTAATCTAATTTTGAATGGACTGCAACATTCCATCCATAATATCGTACAGGGAAATACCATCATCGCCAACCGTCATCCTGAAAAAATGGACTATATCGTTTCCAACCCTCCTTTTAAGCTGGACTTTTCAGAGTGGCGTGACCAAGTAGAGACATTGCCAGAAGCCAGTGAGCGTTTCTTTGCAGGAGTGCCAAAGGTTCCAGCCAAGTCTAAGGACAAGATGGCGATTTACGAGCTCTTTGTACAGCATATCATCTACTCCTTGAAGTCAGACGGTCAAGCAGCCGTTGTCTTGCCGACAGGATTTATCACTGCCCAGTCAGGGATTGATAAGGCCATCCGTCAACACTTGGTGGACAATCAAATGCTGGCTGGTGTCGTTTCCATGCCGTCTAATATCTTTGCGACGACAGGTACCAACGTCTCTATCCTCTTTATCGATAAGAAAAATAAGGGTGATGTCGTCCTCATCGATGCCTCAAATCTCGGAACCAAGGTCAAGGAAGGCAAGAACCAAAAGACCGTGCTCTCTCCTGAAGAAGAGCAGAAGATCGTCGAGACCTTTATCAAGAAAGAAGCCGTCGAGGACTTTTCAGTCACTGTCTCTTATGAGGATATCAAGGAGAAAAACTACTCTCTCAGCGCAGGACAATACTTTGACATCAAGATAGACTATGTGGATATCACAGCAGAAGAGTTTGAAGCCAAGATGACCGCCTTTCAAAACAAGCTCTCAGACCTTTTCCAGCAATCGCATGCATTGGAGCAGGAGATTGAAGAGCAGATGAAGAGGGTTAAGTATGAGTAGTATAAGACTAGGGGAGATTGGAAAAATCTCAATGTGTAAGAGAATATTGAAATCTCAGACAAATGAATTTTCAGGTATCCCTTTTTATAAAATCTCAACGTTTGGTGGTACTCCGACAGTATATATTGATGAAAAGGTTTATCGTGAATACAAAGAAAAATATTCATATCCTAAAAAAGGTGATATTTTAATTTCTGCTGCAGGAACAATTGGAAAAACAGTAATATTTGATGGAGAAGATTCTTATTTTCAGGATTCCAATATAGTATGGATAGAAAATGATGAATCAAAGGTAACAAATCAGTTTCTGTATTATTTTTTACAAACAAATCCTTTTATTACCACAAATGGAAGTACCATAAAAAGATTATATAACGATAATTTAAGAGATACTAAGATATCAAATGTTCCTTCAATCCAACAACAAAATCAAATAACAGATATTTTGGGTACTTTAGATAAAAAAATCCAAACCAACAACCAAATCAACCAAGAGTTGGAAGCCATGGCTAAAACCCTCTATGACTACTGGTTTGTGCAGTTTGATTTCCCAGACCAGAATGGAAAACCCTACAAATCATCAGGCGGAAAAATGGTCTATAACCCAGAACTTAAACGCGAAATCCCAGAGGGATGGGAAGTGGAGACTCTTAAAGACTTTGAGTCGAAAATTATTACTGGAAAAACACCTTCTAGAGCAAATAGTGATAATTTTGGAGGTGAAGTTCCTTTTATAACAATTGGAGATATACGAGGAAATACTTTTATTTATAGCACTTCAGAAACATTGACTGATTTAGGAGCAAGCGTACAACAGAATAAGTATTTACCTGAGGGTAGCTTATGTGTTTCTTGTATTGCGACAGTGGGTGAAATTGGATTTACTACTGAATGGTCTCATACAAATCAACAAATAAATTCAATTGTTTTTGAGGATGAAACGAATAGATATTATCTTTATTTTGCGTTGAAAAATTATTTTGAAAATGCTAATGCGAGTGCAAAGACTGGAAATACTTTTGCTAATATGAATAAAGAAGATTTTTCAGGAATTAGAATCATTCTACCAAGAAATGAAATCAAAAATAATTTTCACAAAATAACAGAGCTTTATTTTGCACAAATCAAATGTTTACAAGGACAAAACCAAGAACTCACCCAACTTCGTGATTGGCTCTTGCCAATGCTGATGAATGGGCAGGTGAAGGTATAAAATTCAGGAGATAATGAGATGGAAAAAAGATTAAGATTGTTTCATTTTTCAAGAGAAAATGAAAATGTTAATGTAGTATCAGGGAGAATCTTCGAATCAAGCTTAATTGATTTTAAAGAAGAATTCGATAAAATTATTGCTGATTTAGACACACGAGTTGAAAAATGTATGGATGATAAATTTGCAAAAAATTTTAGATTTAATCGAAGAACATCTCAAATGGTTACAAATATTTCTGAGATGTTTGATAGTCGTGATAAATTTAAGTCAAATTCAGATGATATTGCAAGTAAGTTTAAGGATGCAATAGGTAAACAATTCCAGAATGATTTCTATCTAGTAGTACTAACCACTATGCTAAATAATAGTGAGGTGCTTTTTATAGTAAAAATGGAGACAGGAACTGCTATACAAGTTACGAACGAAAATACTTTAAAAACACTTGATAGAATTTTACCTGATAAAAAATCTAGGCTTCAGAAAGCTACTGTAATATTCAAAGATAGAACTATTTCGTTTAAAGAAGGAAGAGAAGCAAGCAACACAGAAAGAGAGAATATTCATTCAAGGGTATTAGATAGGACTGATGATAATATTTCTCGTTACTTCTTTAAAGAGTTTTTGGAAAGTACAAATGTCATTGATGATCCCGATTCAGCAGCTAAAGCAGCTATAGAAGCAGTAGAAATTGTTTCAAAGCCATATTTAAAGGACGATAAATCATCAAATGATGTCAAAGAAAGATTGCAAAGCTTTTTGTCTCAAAAACGTGATACATCTTTTGATGGCTTAATTGGAGAAATCAGTACTTTACTTGATTTTACGAAAACAGGAATCAATATGGATTCTGAAAAACTAGCTAAAGAAGCATATCAAAATGCTAAAAAAAGAAATAATACAGTTGTATTTACTTTTACAGCCGAGCTAAAGACCCCACCAAGAACAGTGTATGTTTCTAAGAATAATAATAAAGAATTAGAGATTAGAGTTTTCGATAGTTTATTGGAACAGGGAGATGTTGTGTGGGATCAGGAAGGTAATTTTTCAATAATGAAGATAAATACAAATAGGATCACTATAGCAAAGAGGTGATTGTTATGTATAGTCAAATTTTCTCTTGGATTCAAAATTATCATGAGCAAGAGAGTTGGTTTAATATTTTTGAAAAGAAGAATACATTTAAATATAATATCAAGTTTATAGTTTATCAAGAAGAAGTTGAAAAATTTAAACATGATTTTTCATTATCCTTACCGCAGAATATATTTGTTGGATGTAACTCTTATACTCTAGATCAATTTCAAGACCCTGAAAGTGAAAATAATATTATTCTTACTATCGAACAAAACTTAGTTCCTGAAAAAAATAAAAAGTTATTTTTTTATTCAGAAAAAGATTTTCTTGAATTCGAAAAAGAGTTTTTAAAAAAAATTGCAATTAAAGATTTTAAAAATAGAGAAAGTAAAATTAAAGTGGATGTTTTTGAAAAAGGTATCGAAATTATTTCTCCGATATTCTCTCAAAAAAACGAAGAATTACTGATTCCTAAAATTCTTCTTTCTAAATCAGAATTTAATCATGTTAAAATATGTGCTTTACCAAATGTAATTACTAATATTAACTACGAAGATTGTAAAAAAGTATCATTAATTAATTTATTGGATTTGCTATCTGAACGAATGATTTCTGATAACGGAGAAAATACTGAATTTGTAATTAGTTTTGAAAAAAATGCAATCTTAAAATTAGATGATGTTAGTGTAACAGAAAAATTTTTTAAAAATTTTGAAAATATTTTTGACTTTATTTTTAGTGATGATAAAACCTACTATGAGAAGTTAATTATTTTTAGAGGACTCTTTTCAGATTTAGTAAATAATAAATTAAAAATAGATGATAAAGACATAGGGATAACCTGGAAAAAATTAAAAATTAATTACAATTTATTTATAAAAGATAAGTTAAAAAAATATATTGATGATAAGAAAAAAATTACAGAAGACTTTACAAATCTGCAAAGGAAAACTTCTGATAGTATAAAAATTGTATCAAATTCATTATTGCAACAAATTTTAGTTTTGATAGCAACAGTTTTAACAACTTTTATTCTTAAAAATTTTTCTACTAGAATAGCGATGCTATTAACCCTTATTGTTGGATTATTGTATTTGATTCTTATTATAAGAATTAACTGTTTAAAAGGATGGCATTTTGAATCCAAATCTATTGAATTAGAATATAAGAAAATAGATAACATGTATAGTATTTTTTATAATGTTGAAGAAGATTATTTTAATAAGTTAAAGCAAGATTATAAAGAAAAAATGGATGATTTAATACAGGTCGAAAAATGGAGCCATAAAATTGTAAACTTAATCACAGTTTTAGTTGCTTTTTCTATATTATTTGTTTATTTACATCCATGTTTGTACACTCATTGTGAATTTTATAAGAATATAGTTGATTTCTTTATTCAACGTTTTTGAATCAATAAGCCTATTTAAATTCTGAATATTTGTAAGTTGTTAAAAAAACATGATGTTTATATTTACTAAATACTAGCATATATCCCAGCCAAATCAACTTTTGGCTGGTTTTTATTTTCTAAATATGGTATAATTAAATTACCTAAAAGGTAATTTAATATAACGGAAAGGGACATATGAAGCTTATCTATACAAACAAAACTGTTAAAAAGCAGTGCACAGAGCTGAGGCAGGCGAAGAAGGATTTTTCGGATAAGATTGCTGTAAAGTTGCATCGGTTGATCAACTTTTTGGAAGCGGCGAATTCTTTGGCTAGTGTGACAGCTTTTCCTAAATATCACTTTCACCAACTTAAGGGAAAGAGACAGGGACAGTTTGCTTTAGATATAGATGGTCGAAGGAGTTCCTATCGGTTGATTGTGGGTTTTCGGGAAG contains the following coding sequences:
- a CDS encoding type I restriction endonuclease, whose product is MAKKKDFSELTRVQIPAALHLMRLGYTYLPRNGKEIAERDPDTNILVSVFKEQFLKFNNYLTEEDFERELANIKLELDQNDLGRSFFRRLQGQEDTVYIDWENPEANTFHLALEVTCKNGQDEFRPDIVVFINGLPLSYIEVKQPNAIRDGKTGIQSEQDRTRQRFENRKFRRFNNITQLIALSDNLPYISGQGQQKQGSYYGSNAYSKTKFNAFKEEREEDFLHSLATLTEDQIDFVLDDMNHFALKSQPEFKTNLNPDTPCNAFLSSLYHKERLLFMLRFGLVYVEEESKDGQMQLQKHVMRYPQYFATRAIEETIARGVKKGIIWHTQGSGKTALAFFNIRYLTNYFSKQGIVPQFYFVVDRLDLADQAFKEFTKRGLKVKRINSPQELNQKQDGYDVAVVNIQKFKDNSDLTDRSGYDLHRQNIYFIDEAHRSYNERGSYLPNLYQADTNAIKIALTGTPLITYKKDGKTKENHATTRDIFGDYIHKYYYNQSIDDGFTLRLMREDIETSYKDNLRSINEEIQRGGLSKEDIFAHPRYVEPMLDFIIEDFNRARDVIFDDQTIGGMIVCDSSKQARELEKQLEKRRKAGTINLTSALILHDEGDKEEKKDKVDAYKEGKIDLIIVYSMLLTGFDAPRLKRLYLGRKIKAHNLLQTLTRVNRPYKDYLFGYVIDFADISKEFDRTNRAYLEELNQEYDTALTGENGEDVFGSLFVPADEISHELSKTELILLDYPTDNLEYFSQAINDIKDRKQLIDLRKALESIKQYYNIARLLGYHQLIEQIDIAQVAILLNILSRRMLTLSLIDKPADFSSQTLLNLAMSETSFSFVKIAEEELRLAANDLEDWRRRVAGKIKKQRDEKDPEWVSLYEEFQRIMQKHFIYSQEGYTMENIKETQKDYEELFKSVENYHTRMRRLTMNFNGDEMAARSYKHVTNSTTVSEFLAIYYVIKDSKVRLDHKIGQNQGILENEGYLKRLIEEEITHGVLDSQPDKRLSMQDVDRVVESLFEEYEREY
- a CDS encoding HsdM family class I SAM-dependent methyltransferase — its product is MSETFKSQIKDLVDDLKAVFTHVGLGGEAAEYKLLTQSFLYKFLNDKFLYQAKAIDASNSYEKLIDMSEEDYSWLLKFIGTSTAWLKPDQLIETLHRQQNEATFYETFENTLNQIAIDNNDIFSVHTDGDTAIRLFDERLITDNISDSSKRNEVAKAIINLLTRVKFDETIFSQGFDFFSTLFEYMIKDYNKDGGGKYAEYYTPHSVAKIIADILVGNDQPSNVRIYDPSAGSGTLLMNLASRIGVDKTTVYSQDISQKSSNLLRLNLILNGLQHSIHNIVQGNTIIANRHPEKMDYIVSNPPFKLDFSEWRDQVETLPEASERFFAGVPKVPAKSKDKMAIYELFVQHIIYSLKSDGQAAVVLPTGFITAQSGIDKAIRQHLVDNQMLAGVVSMPSNIFATTGTNVSILFIDKKNKGDVVLIDASNLGTKVKEGKNQKTVLSPEEEQKIVETFIKKEAVEDFSVTVSYEDIKEKNYSLSAGQYFDIKIDYVDITAEEFEAKMTAFQNKLSDLFQQSHALEQEIEEQMKRVKYE
- a CDS encoding restriction endonuclease subunit S — protein: MSSIRLGEIGKISMCKRILKSQTNEFSGIPFYKISTFGGTPTVYIDEKVYREYKEKYSYPKKGDILISAAGTIGKTVIFDGEDSYFQDSNIVWIENDESKVTNQFLYYFLQTNPFITTNGSTIKRLYNDNLRDTKISNVPSIQQQNQITDILGTLDKKIQTNNQINQELEAMAKTLYDYWFVQFDFPDQNGKPYKSSGGKMVYNPELKREIPEGWEVETLKDFESKIITGKTPSRANSDNFGGEVPFITIGDIRGNTFIYSTSETLTDLGASVQQNKYLPEGSLCVSCIATVGEIGFTTEWSHTNQQINSIVFEDETNRYYLYFALKNYFENANASAKTGNTFANMNKEDFSGIRIILPRNEIKNNFHKITELYFAQIKCLQGQNQELTQLRDWLLPMLMNGQVKV
- a CDS encoding type II toxin-antitoxin system RelE/ParE family toxin — translated: MKLIYTNKTVKKQCTELRQAKKDFSDKIAVKLHRLINFLEAANSLASVTAFPKYHFHQLKGKRQGQFALDIDGRRSSYRLIVGFREEDLEKVFPSSVEIEILKIEEVSNHYE